A region from the Helcococcus ovis genome encodes:
- the mvaD gene encoding diphosphomevalonate decarboxylase translates to MKFKSKAHANIALIKYWGKEDEELIIPKNNSLSLTLDALYTETEVEFIDSKDDIFYLDDELQDEKHTLKISKFIDLFRKKSNNHDRVLVKSYNHVPTAAGLASSASGFSALAVALNKLFRLNLDKTELTRYARKGSGSASRSIFGGFVEWEKGYDDYTSHAKKIDDADWDIAMIILVLNDSKKDISSREAMKKTIETSPLYRGFTESSAEDIKNIKEAIKNKDFKKMGEIAEHNAMKMHATMLSSNPPIMYFKPDSIRAIEKIKQLRKDGFEVYYTMDAGPNVKILCRDSQIENIVKKLKKDFDSKQIIISKVGNDANVREI, encoded by the coding sequence ATGAAATTTAAATCAAAAGCACATGCTAACATAGCTTTAATAAAGTATTGGGGAAAAGAAGATGAAGAATTGATAATTCCTAAAAATAATTCACTTTCACTTACACTGGATGCTTTGTATACAGAAACAGAGGTAGAGTTTATAGATAGTAAAGATGATATATTTTATCTTGATGATGAATTACAAGATGAAAAACATACATTAAAGATTTCAAAATTTATTGATTTATTTAGAAAAAAATCAAATAACCATGATAGAGTTTTAGTTAAGAGCTATAATCATGTGCCTACTGCAGCTGGACTGGCATCATCAGCCTCCGGATTTTCAGCGTTAGCAGTAGCATTGAATAAATTATTTAGATTAAATTTAGATAAAACAGAGCTAACAAGATATGCGAGAAAAGGTTCAGGTTCTGCTTCTAGAAGTATTTTTGGTGGATTTGTTGAATGGGAAAAAGGCTATGATGATTACACATCTCATGCGAAAAAAATAGATGACGCTGATTGGGATATTGCAATGATAATTTTGGTTTTAAATGACAGCAAAAAAGATATTTCATCACGAGAAGCTATGAAAAAGACTATTGAAACTTCACCTTTATATAGGGGATTTACAGAAAGTTCAGCAGAAGATATTAAAAATATAAAAGAAGCTATAAAAAACAAAGATTTTAAGAAAATGGGAGAAATAGCAGAACACAATGCTATGAAGATGCATGCAACTATGCTTTCATCTAATCCTCCTATTATGTATTTTAAACCGGATAGTATAAGAGCAATTGAAAAAATAAAACAACTAAGAAAAGATGGATTTGAGGTTTATTATACAATGGATGCAGGACCAAATGTAAAGATACTTTGTAGAGATTCTCAAATTGAAAATATAGTTAAAAAATTGAAAAAAGATTTCGATTCAAAACAAATTATTATTTCTAAAGTTGGAAATGATGCGAATGTAAGGGAGATATAA
- a CDS encoding G5 domain-containing protein: MNFFKKNKKAILSALTLVTVIGLGEISIASKPKNIELNIDGNRKTITTSAKTVEAVLKEQNIATKNTEILNDLKSVINQKTVITINNKKSILFKNKGKDLTVSTFKNNVSDFLNEYGIKPDSDDNVIPKVTSSIKNGDTVTFDEVEVLNYNKKESIKHKTETTYDFNKKYGEKTISIKGNDGIKQNEYTKITINGKVVSNNKKSESIILSPITEKIILGSKEVLKEKVKFKTEKKANSDMYEGYTRVVQKGKNGLSENTYKHENKNKTLVSSKQLEKPTNEIVEYGTKERPSVSSSSYQYSLGQFQFNGVIYWGGYKFTYYSQSVLPGGGLYIPGRHINEDGYVADEDGYIVLANDAPKGTIIDTPFGYKGKVYDRGTYGNHIDVYIR; the protein is encoded by the coding sequence ATGAACTTTTTTAAAAAGAATAAAAAAGCTATACTCAGTGCATTAACATTAGTAACTGTTATAGGATTAGGAGAAATATCTATTGCTTCCAAACCAAAAAACATAGAGTTAAACATTGATGGTAACAGAAAAACTATTACCACTTCTGCAAAGACTGTAGAAGCTGTTCTAAAGGAACAAAATATAGCTACAAAAAACACAGAAATTTTAAATGATTTAAAGTCAGTTATTAATCAAAAAACTGTTATAACTATAAATAATAAAAAATCTATTTTATTCAAAAACAAAGGAAAAGATTTAACAGTTTCAACATTTAAGAATAATGTGTCAGATTTTCTAAATGAATATGGTATTAAACCTGATAGTGATGATAATGTAATTCCAAAAGTTACTTCATCAATTAAAAATGGGGATACCGTAACATTTGATGAAGTAGAAGTATTAAATTACAATAAAAAAGAAAGCATTAAGCACAAAACGGAAACTACATATGATTTCAATAAAAAATATGGCGAAAAAACAATAAGCATCAAAGGAAATGATGGTATAAAGCAAAACGAATATACAAAAATTACAATAAATGGTAAAGTAGTTTCAAATAATAAAAAATCTGAATCTATAATACTTTCACCTATTACAGAAAAGATTATATTAGGTTCAAAAGAAGTATTAAAAGAAAAAGTAAAATTTAAGACAGAAAAAAAAGCAAATAGTGATATGTATGAAGGTTATACAAGAGTAGTTCAAAAAGGTAAAAATGGACTATCCGAAAACACATACAAACATGAAAATAAAAATAAAACGTTAGTTAGTTCAAAACAGTTAGAAAAACCAACTAATGAAATTGTTGAATATGGAACCAAAGAAAGACCTTCAGTATCAAGCTCATCCTATCAATACTCATTAGGTCAATTCCAATTTAACGGAGTTATATATTGGGGCGGATACAAATTCACATATTACTCACAAAGCGTATTGCCTGGCGGCGGATTATACATACCTGGTAGACATATAAATGAAGATGGTTATGTAGCAGATGAAGATGGATATATCGTATTAGCAAATGATGCCCCAAAAGGCACTATAATAGATACACCTTTCGGATATAAAGGAAAAGTATATGACCGTGGCACATACGGAAATCATATTGATGTTTATATTAGATAA
- the asnA gene encoding aspartate--ammonia ligase yields the protein MTKIYIPKDYKSSLNLAQTQYFIKEIKDFFQQTLAKNLDLLRVSAPLFVRSATGVNDNLSGHESPVSFNIKENGGETKLEIVHSLAKWKRAALARYKIPMHKGIYADMNAIRSFEEFDNTHSIYVDQWDWEKVINSSDRTFEYLQETVNTIFQTMKDLESYLQLKIDGYKKLLPEKITFIKSQDLEDLYPSLTPENREKEFAKKHGAIFVMQIGGLLKSGVKHGDRSPDYDDWELNGDLIVWNPILENALELSSMGIRVTPKSLKSQLEKTNTLDRLNKEYHKNLIEGKLPLTIGGGIGQSRICMFFLQKAHIGEVQVSIWPEEVIKECEENDVILL from the coding sequence ATGACAAAAATTTATATACCAAAAGATTATAAATCAAGCCTAAACTTGGCTCAAACACAATATTTTATTAAAGAAATTAAGGATTTTTTCCAACAAACCTTAGCAAAAAATCTTGATTTACTTAGAGTATCAGCTCCATTATTTGTCAGATCAGCAACTGGTGTAAATGATAATTTATCCGGACATGAATCACCTGTATCATTTAATATTAAAGAAAATGGTGGTGAAACTAAATTAGAAATAGTACACTCTTTAGCTAAATGGAAAAGGGCTGCTTTAGCAAGATACAAAATTCCTATGCACAAAGGTATCTATGCAGATATGAATGCTATCAGATCATTTGAAGAATTTGATAATACACATTCTATTTATGTTGATCAATGGGATTGGGAAAAAGTAATAAATAGTTCAGATAGAACTTTTGAATATTTACAAGAAACAGTCAATACAATATTCCAAACGATGAAAGATTTAGAAAGTTATCTTCAATTAAAAATTGACGGATATAAAAAGCTATTACCCGAAAAAATTACATTCATCAAATCTCAAGATTTAGAAGACCTATATCCATCACTAACTCCGGAAAATAGAGAAAAAGAATTTGCTAAAAAACATGGAGCAATCTTTGTTATGCAAATTGGGGGATTATTAAAATCCGGTGTAAAACATGGAGATAGATCTCCTGATTATGATGACTGGGAATTAAATGGCGATCTAATTGTCTGGAATCCAATTTTAGAAAACGCCTTAGAACTAAGCAGCATGGGAATTAGAGTAACACCAAAATCCCTAAAATCCCAATTAGAAAAAACTAATACATTAGATAGATTAAATAAGGAATACCACAAAAATCTTATAGAAGGAAAACTACCTCTTACAATTGGTGGTGGTATCGGCCAATCAAGAATCTGTATGTTTTTCTTACAAAAAGCACATATCGGAGAAGTACAAGTTTCCATATGGCCGGAAGAAGTTATAAAAGAATGTGAAGAAAATGATGTAATATTGTTATAG
- a CDS encoding ABC transporter ATP-binding protein: MMIEIKKINKYYNKGKENELHVLKDLDFELGLNEYVSIMGTSGVGKSTLLNIIGCLETFQSGSYLFNGRDVSKLKLKEIEDIRGKKISYVFQDYMLIEEDTVIENVKTPLYFNNKISLKEINKMAHSALKKVGFGKDYYNKKVSKLSGGQKQRVSIARALVSSPKLILADEPTGALDEATSEEIMKLFRSLISENISIIVVTHDINVAKKTDKIYEIIDGKIFLKE; the protein is encoded by the coding sequence ATGATGATTGAGATAAAAAAAATAAATAAGTATTATAACAAAGGTAAGGAAAACGAATTACATGTTTTAAAAGATTTAGATTTTGAACTTGGATTAAATGAATATGTATCTATAATGGGAACTAGTGGAGTAGGAAAATCTACATTATTAAACATAATCGGCTGTTTAGAAACTTTTCAAAGTGGGAGTTATCTATTTAATGGAAGGGATGTATCTAAATTAAAATTAAAAGAAATTGAAGATATTAGAGGAAAAAAGATAAGTTATGTTTTTCAAGATTATATGTTAATTGAAGAAGATACGGTTATTGAAAATGTAAAAACTCCATTATATTTTAATAACAAAATTTCATTAAAAGAAATTAATAAAATGGCTCATTCAGCATTAAAAAAAGTCGGATTTGGTAAAGATTATTATAATAAAAAAGTATCGAAATTAAGTGGTGGACAAAAACAAAGAGTAAGTATTGCCAGGGCTTTAGTGAGTTCTCCAAAATTAATTTTAGCAGATGAGCCTACGGGAGCTTTGGATGAAGCAACATCAGAAGAAATTATGAAATTGTTTAGGAGTTTAATTTCTGAAAATATTTCAATAATTGTGGTAACACATGATATTAATGTAGCTAAAAAAACTGATAAGATATATGAAATTATAGATGGAAAGATATTTTTGAAAGAATAA
- a CDS encoding ATP-binding cassette domain-containing protein — protein MKIEVKSAKKSFAENVVFDNVNVEFSTGNFYLIKGINGSGKTVFLKCLCGYFVLDSGDILQDNIKIRDKNNFIQNAGIIIETPSFLEHLTVLENLNLLKKMSKKITDEKIDLWIRFYKIEKFKNTKYKNCSLGTKQKLLLIQAFIHEPELLILDEPFNSLDIESVNKTFEYLSDIKKDSIIILSTHINDNVNYISDEEYLFEDGVMKKI, from the coding sequence ATGAAAATTGAAGTAAAATCAGCAAAAAAATCTTTTGCTGAAAATGTTGTATTTGATAATGTAAACGTTGAATTTAGTACCGGCAATTTTTATTTAATTAAAGGGATAAATGGTTCGGGGAAAACCGTATTTTTAAAATGCTTATGTGGATATTTTGTTTTGGATTCAGGAGATATATTACAGGATAATATAAAAATAAGAGATAAAAATAATTTTATTCAAAACGCAGGGATAATAATTGAAACTCCAAGTTTTTTAGAGCATTTAACAGTTCTAGAAAATCTAAATTTACTGAAAAAAATGTCAAAAAAAATCACAGATGAAAAAATAGATTTATGGATTAGATTTTATAAAATAGAAAAATTTAAAAATACAAAATATAAAAATTGTTCTTTGGGAACTAAGCAAAAATTACTATTGATACAAGCGTTTATTCATGAACCTGAGCTATTGATTTTAGATGAACCCTTTAACTCTTTAGATATTGAAAGTGTAAATAAAACATTTGAATATTTATCTGATATAAAAAAAGATTCTATAATTATTCTAAGCACACATATAAATGATAATGTTAATTATATTTCAGATGAAGAATATTTGTTTGAAGATGGAGTTATGAAAAAAATTTAG
- a CDS encoding FtsX-like permease family protein, which translates to MRFILKEIFRNIRQMYLYITVLVLSTVFCFQILSSNQVRIENRRSLTDKNITATYQFTDSYKSVYKDAVEILNKYKDIHIFDIKYKFPQNFNIEMNKRGEFRINRFFYTMFKMNNKFQIYSGKIPDFKSDDLEISIPLTYSLNNEVKIGDHIDINGTDLKVIGMTDYTGGNNAFVISLNTAKKLNMKAVEAEIKLKDDISKEERIKIYNEINNLMGENVFIDIDTSGGMMESIPRMYPIITILLFLSIFNILFVYWNILNNRKRRYFIYNFLGIKKRQFYKMLLSEVVIIYILSFIAACLIFVCIDSIILKNIFNLYRYSLKIEFIIFIFVLFLILLVIFTYFAIRKYFNKSVIEIYKENV; encoded by the coding sequence ATGAGATTTATATTAAAAGAAATATTTAGAAACATTAGACAAATGTACTTATATATAACTGTATTAGTTTTATCTACAGTTTTTTGTTTTCAAATTCTATCATCAAATCAAGTAAGGATAGAAAATAGAAGGTCATTAACAGATAAAAATATTACAGCTACATATCAATTTACTGATTCATATAAATCTGTATATAAGGATGCAGTAGAAATATTAAATAAATACAAAGATATACATATATTTGATATAAAATATAAATTTCCTCAAAACTTTAATATTGAAATGAATAAAAGGGGAGAATTTCGTATTAACAGATTTTTTTATACAATGTTTAAGATGAATAATAAATTTCAAATATATTCCGGGAAAATTCCGGATTTTAAATCGGATGATTTAGAAATATCTATTCCTCTTACATATTCATTAAATAATGAAGTGAAAATAGGGGATCATATTGATATTAATGGAACGGATCTTAAAGTAATTGGAATGACAGATTATACAGGAGGAAATAATGCGTTTGTTATTTCATTAAATACTGCAAAAAAATTAAATATGAAAGCAGTAGAAGCAGAAATAAAGTTGAAAGATGATATATCAAAAGAAGAAAGAATTAAAATTTATAATGAAATAAATAATTTGATGGGCGAAAATGTTTTTATAGATATTGATACATCAGGTGGTATGATGGAAAGTATTCCCAGAATGTATCCTATAATCACTATATTGTTATTTTTATCAATATTTAATATATTATTTGTTTATTGGAATATTTTAAACAATAGAAAGAGAAGATATTTTATATATAATTTTTTAGGTATTAAAAAGAGACAGTTTTATAAAATGCTTTTATCAGAAGTTGTTATAATTTATATTTTATCATTTATTGCAGCATGCTTAATATTTGTATGTATTGATAGTATAATATTAAAAAACATTTTTAATTTATATAGATATTCATTAAAGATAGAATTTATAATATTTATATTTGTGTTGTTTTTAATTCTTTTAGTTATATTTACATATTTTGCAATTAGAAAATACTTTAATAAATCAGTTATAGAAATTTATAAGGAGAATGTATGA
- a CDS encoding YitT family protein, giving the protein MKKISLRPKLGQEHKPMSKTKEFVLLNIGVILTAIGVYYFKFPNHFAIGGVSGISVILHAVFPNMNAATFNLIFNMILLLIGIFFFGKNFGIKTAYATIVISLLVQFFSICYPITKPFTNQPLLELIYAVLLPGVGGGLLFNCKASSGGTDIVAMILKKYTSLDIGRALLVSDILITALSFKIFGALTGLLAMLGLIAKAFLIDITIENINRVKLFSIVTEYPDEIIEFIKNDLHRGGTRFNGVGIYMNKEKTMINVAVSNYEGVLLRDFARKHDPNCFITILNTSQIVGKGFHFVS; this is encoded by the coding sequence ATGAAAAAAATATCTCTTCGACCAAAATTAGGTCAAGAACATAAACCAATGTCTAAAACAAAAGAATTTGTTTTATTAAACATAGGGGTTATACTTACAGCAATCGGTGTTTATTATTTTAAATTTCCAAATCATTTTGCAATAGGCGGCGTGTCTGGTATATCTGTTATTTTACATGCTGTTTTTCCAAATATGAATGCGGCTACATTCAATCTTATATTTAATATGATTTTATTATTAATAGGTATATTTTTCTTCGGTAAAAATTTCGGTATTAAAACAGCATACGCAACAATAGTAATTTCATTGTTAGTTCAGTTTTTCTCAATTTGTTACCCTATAACTAAACCATTTACAAATCAACCTCTTTTAGAGCTAATTTATGCAGTTCTATTGCCGGGAGTTGGTGGTGGTTTATTGTTTAATTGCAAAGCTTCATCAGGTGGTACTGATATAGTTGCAATGATATTAAAAAAGTATACATCATTGGATATAGGTAGAGCATTACTTGTAAGTGATATTTTGATTACCGCTTTATCATTTAAGATATTTGGGGCATTAACAGGATTGCTTGCAATGTTAGGTTTGATTGCAAAAGCATTTTTAATTGACATTACTATAGAAAACATAAATAGAGTAAAATTATTTTCAATAGTTACAGAATATCCTGATGAAATCATAGAATTTATAAAAAATGATTTACATAGAGGCGGTACTCGTTTTAATGGTGTTGGAATTTACATGAATAAGGAAAAAACAATGATAAATGTTGCAGTAAGTAATTATGAAGGAGTTTTATTAAGAGACTTTGCAAGAAAACATGACCCTAATTGCTTTATTACAATATTAAATACTAGTCAAATAGTTGGTAAAGGATTCCATTTTGTAAGTTAA
- a CDS encoding phosphomevalonate kinase, whose protein sequence is MIEVKVPGKLYIAGEYAVVSPGHKAIVMSVDKFITIRLKKSNNSGSIKSYSNIKMIWSREGDEIIVEQKNDRFEYILSAMNITERFLLEKGYMLDFYDIEVMSDLESKDGLKYGLGSSASIVVAVIKALLDFYGENYTKLELFKLAVLSTLSLNISGSCGDLAAVVFNGLIKYTSFDRKAIFERLNNEKINNIVNSEWELLDIKKIKLNDKFKFIIGWTKSPASSYNLVKHSRKNLKKHMDFYNSFLLESEECVELFEKAYIDSDFNKIRESIEKNRKLLNLYAENFNIEIEKNNLSSLIEISKSLGLASKSSGAGGGDCGLAICEYNFDINKLKFEWQMKDIDLLDLNVYEGLDE, encoded by the coding sequence ATGATAGAAGTTAAAGTTCCGGGGAAATTGTATATTGCAGGAGAATATGCAGTTGTATCACCCGGTCATAAAGCGATAGTAATGTCCGTAGATAAATTTATTACTATCAGATTAAAAAAATCAAATAATTCAGGGTCTATTAAATCATATTCAAATATAAAAATGATATGGTCTAGAGAAGGCGATGAAATTATTGTAGAACAAAAAAATGATAGATTTGAATATATTTTGTCAGCAATGAATATAACTGAAAGATTTTTACTTGAGAAAGGTTATATGCTTGATTTTTATGATATTGAAGTAATGAGTGATTTAGAATCTAAAGATGGACTAAAATATGGACTTGGTTCAAGTGCTTCGATAGTAGTAGCTGTGATTAAAGCTTTGCTTGATTTTTATGGGGAAAATTACACAAAATTAGAATTATTTAAATTAGCTGTTTTATCAACACTTAGTTTAAATATAAGTGGATCATGTGGAGATTTAGCAGCAGTTGTATTTAATGGATTAATTAAATATACATCATTTGATAGAAAAGCTATTTTTGAAAGACTTAATAATGAAAAAATAAATAATATAGTTAATTCAGAATGGGAACTTTTAGATATAAAAAAAATTAAGTTAAATGACAAATTTAAATTTATTATTGGTTGGACTAAGTCTCCTGCATCAAGTTATAATTTAGTCAAACATTCAAGAAAAAACTTAAAAAAACACATGGATTTTTATAATTCATTCTTACTTGAAAGTGAAGAATGTGTAGAATTATTTGAAAAAGCATATATTGATTCCGATTTTAATAAAATTAGGGAAAGTATTGAAAAAAACAGAAAATTATTAAATTTATATGCTGAAAATTTTAATATAGAAATTGAAAAAAACAATCTATCAAGTTTAATAGAAATATCAAAGAGTTTAGGACTTGCTTCAAAATCATCAGGAGCAGGAGGAGGAGACTGTGGACTGGCAATTTGTGAATATAATTTTGATATTAATAAATTAAAGTTTGAATGGCAAATGAAAGATATAGATTTGCTAGATTTAAATGTTTATGAGGGGTTAGATGAATAG
- the mvk gene encoding mevalonate kinase has protein sequence MENRILSKIFSKIILIGEHSVIYGKPAIAIPFHGTSLEVSIKKCKKNHLTCKFFDGNLDETSEDLFGVKTLIEKFLSFYKIKEKICVKIDSNIPNERGMGSSAASSVGVARALFKYFEINHNNSDIMYWANVSEKIIHGNPSGIDVNVVLHDKSIYYIKDQEIRLFPINLDAYLIIADTGIKGKTKEALSDVRKLVESDKVYEKYIARLGVLSEKAKGLIENNNPKELGKVMNKAHQLLSKLSVSDEELDKMIDISRANGALGAKLTGGGRGGCMIALAENIEIANKIKYNLEKIKKNVWISSLKNEE, from the coding sequence ATGGAAAATAGAATATTATCAAAAATTTTTAGTAAAATTATTTTAATAGGAGAACATTCAGTTATTTATGGCAAACCTGCCATAGCAATTCCATTTCATGGGACAAGCCTTGAAGTTTCTATTAAAAAATGTAAAAAAAATCATTTAACTTGTAAATTTTTTGATGGAAATTTAGATGAAACCTCAGAAGATTTGTTCGGAGTTAAAACATTAATTGAAAAGTTTTTAAGTTTTTACAAAATTAAAGAAAAAATATGTGTTAAAATAGATTCGAACATTCCAAATGAAAGAGGGATGGGCTCAAGTGCGGCATCTTCTGTAGGTGTTGCAAGAGCTTTATTTAAATATTTTGAAATAAATCACAACAATAGTGATATAATGTATTGGGCGAATGTTTCAGAAAAAATTATACACGGAAATCCAAGCGGAATAGATGTAAATGTAGTTTTACATGATAAAAGTATTTATTATATTAAAGACCAAGAGATTCGGTTATTTCCAATTAATTTAGATGCGTATTTAATTATTGCTGACACAGGCATAAAGGGAAAAACTAAAGAAGCTTTATCCGATGTTAGAAAATTAGTTGAATCTGATAAAGTTTATGAAAAATATATTGCAAGACTGGGAGTTTTATCAGAAAAAGCTAAAGGTTTAATTGAAAATAATAATCCTAAAGAATTGGGAAAAGTAATGAATAAAGCACATCAATTATTATCAAAGTTGTCTGTTTCTGATGAGGAATTAGATAAAATGATAGATATTTCAAGGGCAAATGGTGCTTTGGGAGCTAAACTTACAGGTGGAGGAAGAGGTGGCTGTATGATTGCTCTTGCTGAAAATATAGAAATTGCTAATAAAATCAAGTATAATTTAGAAAAAATTAAGAAAAATGTTTGGATTTCCAGTTTGAAAAATGAGGAATAA
- the fni gene encoding type 2 isopentenyl-diphosphate Delta-isomerase: protein MNRKDEHLNLALDFHKEEKQSDFDNIDFIHNVFSEINMDSVDLKTNIAGYDLSHPFHINGMTGGSELTKKFNQKLAILARETNTLMGLGSLSIALRDESTQDSFKIARKENPNGIIFANLGADKTLEDAKKACEIIDADGIQIHVNVCQEIVMPEGERQFSGWLDNISKIVDGLGLPVLIKEVGFGMSKSAIKSLKEIGVTTIDVSGKGGTNFAKIENSRRTNYKYNFLENYGNSTVVSLLEAQEYVKNTDIIASGGIRNSMDIVKSLSLGAKSVAMAGRFLSLVNELEMEAAIEEVNNWKYQIKSIMTLLGAKNISELQNTDIILINNVREWAELRNIDVKKLANRKK from the coding sequence ATGAATAGAAAAGACGAACACTTAAATCTAGCATTAGATTTTCATAAAGAAGAGAAACAATCAGATTTTGATAATATTGATTTTATTCATAATGTTTTTTCAGAAATAAATATGGATAGTGTTGATTTAAAAACAAATATTGCAGGATATGATTTAAGTCATCCATTTCATATTAATGGTATGACCGGTGGCTCTGAATTAACTAAAAAGTTTAATCAAAAGTTGGCTATATTAGCTAGAGAAACAAACACTCTTATGGGACTGGGTTCGTTGTCAATTGCTTTAAGGGATGAATCCACACAAGACTCATTTAAAATCGCAAGAAAAGAAAATCCTAATGGTATAATTTTTGCTAATCTGGGTGCGGATAAAACTTTAGAAGATGCAAAAAAAGCCTGTGAAATTATAGATGCTGATGGCATACAGATTCATGTAAATGTATGTCAAGAAATAGTTATGCCTGAGGGAGAAAGACAATTTTCAGGATGGCTGGATAATATTTCTAAAATCGTAGATGGATTAGGATTGCCGGTTTTAATTAAAGAAGTGGGATTCGGTATGTCAAAATCTGCAATCAAAAGTCTTAAAGAAATAGGAGTAACGACAATTGACGTGTCCGGAAAAGGCGGAACAAATTTCGCTAAGATAGAAAATTCAAGACGAACAAATTATAAATATAACTTCTTAGAAAATTATGGAAATTCAACAGTTGTCTCACTTTTAGAAGCTCAAGAATATGTTAAAAACACAGATATTATAGCATCTGGAGGAATTAGAAATAGCATGGATATTGTAAAATCGCTTTCTTTGGGCGCTAAATCTGTAGCTATGGCAGGTAGATTTTTAAGTCTTGTAAACGAATTAGAAATGGAAGCAGCTATAGAAGAAGTTAATAACTGGAAGTATCAAATTAAATCAATTATGACCCTTTTAGGAGCTAAAAACATATCAGAACTTCAAAATACTGATATTATACTTATAAATAACGTTAGAGAATGGGCAGAACTTAGAAATATTGATGTGAAAAAGTTAGCTAATAGAAAAAAGTGA
- a CDS encoding IS3 family transposase has product MLRLDNVLSENQEVDFVLETVENLIKNHEIEINSKAMIHSNQGSHYTSTSFRELLNSYELRQSMSRRGNCWDNAPQESFFGHLKQELAPYAQQWTCFEEIKSRIDDWIDYYNNDRFQMGLEKLPPKRILYLFKNRNKSWRIKLTVKNDIMSLTWVVV; this is encoded by the coding sequence TTGCTAAGGCTGGATAATGTATTAAGTGAAAACCAAGAAGTTGACTTTGTTCTTGAAACAGTAGAAAACTTAATCAAAAATCATGAGATTGAGATAAATTCAAAAGCAATGATACACAGTAATCAAGGAAGTCACTACACTAGCACATCTTTTAGAGAATTATTAAACAGTTATGAACTTAGACAATCAATGTCTAGAAGAGGAAATTGTTGGGATAATGCTCCTCAAGAAAGCTTTTTTGGACATTTGAAACAAGAATTGGCTCCTTATGCACAACAGTGGACATGTTTTGAAGAAATTAAATCAAGAATTGATGATTGGATAGATTATTACAACAACGATAGATTTCAAATGGGGCTAGAAAAGCTACCCCCAAAAAGAATTCTATACTTATTCAAAAACCGGAATAAATCCTGGAGAATTAAATTAACTGTCAAAAATGACATAATGTCCTTGACATGGGTAGTAGTTTAA